A window of Nocardioidaceae bacterium genomic DNA:
GGCGAGGCGGTACTTCTCCTCGGGCTCGGCCGTGGCGTACACGAGGCGCTCGGAGTCCGGCAGCGTCACCCGCACCTCGACGCAGTCGGCGGGCGCGATGTAGCCCTGGGACTCGATGTCCTTCCAGGGTGCGTCGTAGCGCTTGGGACCGATCAGGCTGAAGACGTCACCCTCGCGGCCGTCCTCGCGCACCAGCGTCGCGGTGAGCCCGAGCCGTCGCCGCGCCTGCAGGTCGGCGGTCATCCGGAAGATGGGGGCGGGCAGCAGGTGCACCTCGTCGTAGACGACCAGGCCCCAGTCGCGGGCGTCGAAGAGCTCGAGGTGGGTGTACGCACCCTTCCGCCGCGTCGTCATCACCTGGTAGGTCGCGATGGTGACCGGCTTGATCTCCTTGCGGGTGCCGGAGTACTCGCCGATCTCGTCCTCGGTGAGGGAGGTGCGGCGTACGAGCTCGTCCTTCCACTGCCTGGCCGACACGGTGTTGGTGACCATGATCAGCGTCGTGGCCTTGGCATGGGCCATCGCGGCGGCGCCCACGATCGTCTTGCCGGCGCCGCAGGGCAGCACGACGACACCGGAGCCTCCGTCCCAGAACGACTGGGCGGCCTCGGCCTGGTAGGGGCGCAGGTCCCAGCCGTCGGTCGCGAGGTCGATGGCGTGGGCCTCCCCGTCGACGTAGCCGGCCCAGTCCTCGGCGGGCCATCCGAGCTTGAGCAGCGCCTGCTTGAGGTTGCCCCGCTCGGAGGGGTGCACGGCGACGGTGTGCTCGTCCACGCGGGCGCCCAGCATGCCGGCGACCTTCTTGGCGCGCAGCACCTCGGCGAAGACGGGTGCGTCCGTGCTCGAGAGCACCAGGCCGTGCACCGGGTGCTTGTCGAGCGTGAGGCGTCCGTAGCGGTCCATCGTCTCGGCGATGTCGACCAGCAGCGCGTGGGGGACCGGGTAGCGCGAGTGGTCGATGAGCGCGGAGACGACCTGCTCGGCGTCGTGACCGGCGGCGCGTGCGTTCCACAGCGCCAGCGGGGTGATGCGGTAGGTGTGCACGTGCTCGGGGGAGCGCTCCAGCTCCGCGAACGGTGCGATCGCCTTGCGCGCCTCGGCGGCGTCGGCGTGGTCGACCTCCAGCAGGAGGGTCTTGTCGGACTGCACGATCAGGGGGCCGTTGCTCACCGGCCAAGCCTAGGCTCGCCGCCATGCAGGTCGGTGGGCAGGAGCGGATCGGGTAGAAGGGTGGAGGTGATGAGGGTAGACTCATGCCCGTGAGCCTGAACATCAAGAACCCTCGCGTTCACGAGCTCGCGCGCCAGGCGGCACGCCTGCGCGGTACGAACCAGACGGCCGTGATCGAGGAGGCGCTCGAGCTGCTGCTCCGTCAGCACGGCGCCGACCCCGACGAGGCGAGCGCCCAGCGCAAGATCGATGCGGCGCACCGCATCGCAGCGGCGTACGCCCGCCCTCCGATGGGCGAGCCCGCCATCGTGCGCGTCGAGGACCTCTACGACGACAGTGGTCTCCCGCGGTGATCGTCGACTCCTCCGCGCTGATGGCGATCCTGTTGGGGGAGCCGGAGGGCGAGGCCTGCCTGCAGGCCGCCTCGCGTCACGACTGCTCCATGTCGACGGCCACGTGGCTCGAGGTCGGGATCGTCGCCGACCATCGATCGACGGACCACGGCCAACGGCTTGACGACCTCGTCGATGCCCTCGAGATCGCCCAGGTGCCGGTCGACGCACGTCAGGCACGCGTCGCGCGGGCCGCCTACCGGCGCTTCGGGCGTGGCACCGGGTCTCCGGCACGACTCAACCTCGGTGACTGCTTCGCGTACGCGTTGTCGGTGACCGCAGGTGAGCCGCTGCTGTACGTGGGCGAGGACTTCGATCACACCGACGTCGTCCGCGCCGGTCGCTGACGCCGCGTGCCCGCCGCACGTCCCGGTGGGGTCAGGCGTCCTGACCCAGGGTGCGATCGCCCGCCGACCCGTGCACCCGCGCGGTCACCGCGCCGGCCGCTGCGCCCAGGTCGACGCTGCCGTACGCCTTCGCGAGACCGAAGGTCGGCATGTTGCCGTAGAGCGCCTCGGTCGCCTCGCCCGAGACCGCGTACGTCTCGTGCCAGATGCCCACGTCGCCGGAGCCGGCGACTCGTCGGTTGAAGTCGCGCATGGCGGCTGCGTGCGGGTGGTCGGGATCGGAGGCGAAGGCCCCGAGCTCCTCGGCGGAGCGCCAGTGCTGCATCACCATGAGCACGCGACCCGAGACCCAGGTGCGGGTGTCGAGCACGCCGGAGTCGGGGTCCTTCGCCTGACTGGTGAGCATGCGCGTCATGGCGCGCAGCACCGGGGCCCAGTGGCGTACGCGGCGCAGCCGGTGAATGCGCATGCCGGTCATGAAGAGCACCCCGTCCTGCTCGGCGGCAGGCAGGCATGCGCGGTTCATGCCGGCGACGACGCCTGCGGGGACACGGTCGACTGCCGGTCGGTATCGACGGGTGACTGTGCTGCTCATGACGACTCCTGACGCGGTGGATAGCCACACTCTCCAATAAGAGAGTGGCAGTATCCGAACATGGCGTCAAGCACGTACGGACTGGCCGAGCTCGCCCGCGCGGCCGAGGTGTCCCCGACGACCGTGAAGTACTACCTGCGTGAGGGCCTGCTGCCCGCCGGTCGGTTGCGCAGCGCGACCCGCGCCGACTACGACGAGCACCACCTACGCCGTCTCCGGCTGCTCCGCGTGCTGCGCGAGGTCGGGGGCGTGCCGGTCGAGCGGCTCCGTGCCCTCGTCGAGGTGCTGGACGCGGGCGGGGACACGCTGGCGATGCTCGGGGCGGGCGCCGAAGCACTCCTCCCGCCCGGCGCGCGGGCCGACGACGCGGCCGCCGGACTGTGCGAGGAGGTGCTGCAGGCCCAGGGGTGGCAGGTCGCGCCCGACTCCCGCCTCGGGCTCGCCCTGCGCGAGTCGCTGAGCGCCGTCCTGGCCACGGCCTCGGCGGGGCCGGGGGAGGTGCGCGAGCAGGTGCTGCGCTACGCGAGGACCGCGGACCGGGTCGGCGCCGAGGACGTCGCCACCCTCGACGCCGACGACCCGGCCGACCTGCTCGCCCAGATGGTGGTCGGGCAGGTGGTCTACGGGCGCCTGCTGGAGGTCATGCGCCGGGTCGCGGAGGCGCACCACGCCGGGCGACGTTGGGGCCGTCCCTGACTCGGCGGCTTGGTGGGGCGACAGCTGCAGGTGACGCTCAGGCCTCGACCGATCGGACGGCGCTGATGCGGTGCAGCGAGAAGTCGCGCATCCGGTCGCTGCGGTGGTCCAGTGCCGAGACGATCCCGTCGCCCACGCGACGCGGTTCGATGACCAGCTCACGCGTGCGCCCGTCGGCGTCGACGTACTGGATCCACACCGTCGACGCGGCCTCGGTGGCCTCGCGCAGCGCGGTGACCACCTCGGTCGGGGTCAGTCGTGTGCCCGTCGCATCGGCAGGACGGGACGCGGCCGCGGCGTCCCCTGCCCGCAACGCCCGCGTCGCTGCAACCGCGAGCGATGCGGGGTCCCCGGGCCGGGTGCGGACCTCGGCCGGTCGGCGGGGTCGCGGCGTACGCGCCCGCAGGGCGTCGGGGCGCGCGAGCCGCACGGTGCCGTCGGGGGACTCGACGACCGGCGCCAGGCCCAGCTCCCGCAGGCGCGGCAGCAGCACCGGCACCGTCGTGTCGCTCACGACCACCGTCGGCGCGAGCAGACGCAGACCCCACGACGACGCGCGCGGATCGTTCACCAGCGCGGCGAGGGCGGCCTCGTCGTCGGAGCGAAGGAAGGCCGCGGCGACCCCGACACGCAGCGTCCCGAAACGACGGGCCACGTCGTCGACCAGATAGGTCAGGGCCTGGGGCACCGGGGTGCGGGACCGCGTCCGCAGCAGCTCGTGCACGTCGGCAGCCGCCCACCCGACGTCCATCGCCCGGCGCACGGAGGACGCGGTGAAGCGGTAGGTGGTGGCCGCACCGCGCGACTCCACGTCCGCCACTGCCGCGATCGCGTCGGCGAGGTCGTGCTCGAGGGGGCCCGGCGCGACGGCGGTGAGATCGGCCTGCAGCAGCACGTGGTCGACCGGCTCGGGCAGCAGGGGCGCCAGCACGTGCGCGGCGGCCTCGGGTCCCTCGTCGACCAGGGTGCGGCCGAACGACGTGGGAGCCCCGAGCCCGACCACCCCGTACGCGGCGAGGTCGGTCCAGGTGACGGCGACGGCCTGCGTACGCCCCGGCGGGCGCCGAGGTCGCCGCCACCGCACGCGCTCGAGCAGCGACTGCTCACCCGCCTCGCCGTCGAGCCCCTCGGTGGGGCCCAGCGTCATGACCTCCTCGAGCACCTCACGGCGCACGTCGACGAGCCACGCCCGCTCCGAGCCCGGCGCCAGCACGTGGTGCGGCTTGCGGTCGCGCCCGACCGCGCCACGCAGCCGGGGGGAGCCGAGCCACGCCGCCGCGAGGCGCCCCCACGCCTCGGCGACGTCGAGTCGACGCCAGCCGTCGTACGCGTCGGTGGGCAGCCACGCCGGGTCGCCGTCGCCGTCCGTGCCCTCGGCGAGCAGCCCCGCTGCTGCGGCCGTCTCCACCACCAGGGCTGCAAGGTCCTCCTCCAGACCCAGCGCACGGGCGGTGGCGCGGTGGTCGCGTACCGACAGCCCGCCCGACCGCAGCACCCCGGGCGGCCCGGGCGTCGGGCTGCCCCAGGACTCGAGCAGGTCAGCGACCAGACGCACGATCTCGGCGGCGGCGCCGGCGCCCGCCTGGTCGACGATCCGAGCCGTGCGGGACGCCGTGACCAGCTCGGGTGGCTCGTCGACGGGCCTCGTGGTCGTGCGACCCCCGCGCTCGGCGAGCACGTCGTCGACGTCGGCCCCACGGGGCAGCTGGCCCAGTCTCTCGCCGAGTCCCGACAGCGCGGTGCCCACGACGTCGCGCAGGGTGCTCAGCGCCCGCAGGTCCTGCTCGGTGCCCCAGAGCAGGGCCGCGTCGCGGAGCCGGGCCGTCGCGTCCGCCACGGCCTCCTCGGAGGCGTGCACGACCTGCAGGAGTCGCGGCAGCGACACGCGGCCCTCGTGCAGCACCACCGCGTCGAGCACGGCCAGCTCGAGCAGTGTCAGACGGTCGACCGCCCGCACCACCGAGCTGCGCGTCCCGACCCGGGCAGCGAGCTGCGCGGAGTCCTGGGGGGCCGGCTGGGCCAGGTCCGGGCGCAGCTCCAGCAGGCGCGCCACCCGCTCTTCGGGCCAGGCGCGCAGCTGCTCGGCGAGGGTTCGCGGCGCGTGGGAGGACATCCGCACCATGCTAGTGACCGGCGCCCGGGGCCGGCGCCGGCGTCGGCTACGGTCGGGCGCCGTGAGCGAGGTCTGGTACGTCTCCTACGGCTCGAACATGTCCGCGGCACGCCTGCAGTGCTACCTGGTCGGAGGCTGTCCGCCGGGTGGACGGCGCGAGAATCCCGGTGCGCGCCTCGCGACGGCACCGACGAGGTCGGCGGCCGTGGAGCTGCCCGGGTCGGTCTACTTCGCGGGGGAGTCCCCGCAGTGGGGCGGCGGCACCGCCTTCTACGACCACGACACCCCGGGACCCGCCGCGGCCCGCGCCTACCTCGTCACGGCCGGTCAGCTCGCTGACATCTTCCGTCAGGAGATGTATCTGGCGCCCTTCGACGGCGACCCCGTCGAGCGCGTGGCGGCGTCACTGCCCGACGACGACCGTCACGCCGCCGGTGACGGCGTGTACGAGACCCTCGTCGCGGTCGGCCGCCTCGACGGCCTGCCGATGCTGACCTTCACCTCGCCCCACGGTGCGGCGGACGTGCCCCACACGGAGCCGGCGCCCGCGTACCTCGCCACGATGGCGACGGGACTGGTCGAGGCCCACGGCTGGGACGAGGAGCGCGCGTACGCCTACCTCGCCGGCCTCACTCCTCCGGGGCGGCGCTGACGGCGTCCGGGGTGCCCTTGCCGGTGCTCTGGTCACCGGGGATGTCGACCCCCGAGCGCTGCAGCGACCGACGGACGTCGTGGCCGTCGCCCGAGTCGGTGAACACCGACACGTCGCCGTGGGACTCCAGCACCATCGCCTTGACGTGGGAGAGCCGGTCGACGCCGTGCATCCGCATGAACATGACGACCTCCTCCTCGACGATGCGCTCCTTGCGCATCGTGTCGGTCTGCATCTCGCCGTCGTAGACGAGCAGGCTCGGCTCGGACTTGATGAGACGACGGAAGCGGTGCGACCTGAGCGCGAGCAGCGAGACGAGCCAGTCGAGGAAGACCACCGCCGTCATCGCCATCGCCCCGTCCATGAGCCCGACGGTCTCCAGCACGATCGTCGAGCTCAGCAGCGAGCCGATCGTGAAGGTCACGACCATGTCGTACATGTTGAACTTCGCGACCGTGCGCTTGCCGGACAGGCGCAGCAGCACGACGACGAGGGCGAAGCCCATGAGCGCGAGGAGCGGCACCTGGTACCAGGTGCCTTCGGAGTCGGTCCACATGGCCAGGAGCGTGACCACGCGCGACGCGCCGGAATCACACCGCCAGGGGTGGGCGAGGGACCGGGTCTCAGCGGGGGGAGGGGAGGAGCACCGTCACGGCGGGGACGGACCCCGACGTGGTCGTGACGGTCGAGCTCGCACCGCGTCGTGGGGCAGCGCGGGTGGCCGAGAGCTCCGAGGACCGCAGGGCGAGCGGCAGGCGTACGTCCGGGCGGGTGCTCGAGTCCCACTCGAGCCGCCCGCCGACGAAGGAGCGGCTGCCCGGGGCCGGGACGATCCGCAGGCGTACGTCGACGCGTTCGCCGGGGGCGAGCGTCACCGACGCCGGCTGTGCGGTCACGCGGTAGCCGGGGACGCCCGTCGCGGCGAAGGTCCAGGTGGCGCGGCTGCCGCTGACGTTGCGCAGCGTACGCACAACCCGGGTCGGCGCGGTGACGTCACCGAGCACGAGGGAGGGGGTCTGCACGCGCGCGGGGGCACGGTCGCCGCGCAGCCAGCCGTCGAAGCCGGGGTCCTCGGCGCTGACGGCCAACCCGGGGTTGAGCACCCGACTCGGGTCGATCAGGCCGTTGCCCTGCGCGAGCGGCGAGGCGTCGCCCAGCACCTGGTAGCTCGTGGAGACGACCGAGGAGACGACCTCGTCGACGCTGCGGCCCGGACGGTCGCCCAGCAGCAGCGCGGCGGCCCCGGCCACGCGTGCGGCGGCGTAGGAGGTGCCGGAGACGAAGCCCCAGGACTCACCGTCGGTGGCGGGGGAGGTGGCGCTGAGCAGGTCGACGCCCGGGGCGAGGACGTCGGCACCCAGGAACTGCGGTCCGCGCGCGTCGTCCGAGGCCGTGCGCGAGGAGAAGTCGGCGAGCACGGGCGCCGGTACTGGCGCCGAGGCCCGCGGGTCCAGACGCGCGCGCACGTCCGACCTGGCCGAGAGGACGGCCCGGAGCCGCTGCGCCTCGGCGACGGCGAGGTGCACGGTCGGCACCGAGTGCAGGTCGGCCGGGGTGTCGTCGGCCCCACCGGCCACGTTCGTCAGCACCATGCCGACGCCGCCGGCCTCGGCGACGGTGGCGGACTTCTCCACGCGCGGGTTGCCGCCGCGGTCGCAGAGCACGATGGCGCCGGCGGCCTCCGACGACAGGCTGCCGGGACGGCACAAAGCCGCGGCGGTGCGGCCCACACCCCGGGCCCTCAGGTCGACCGACCGGAGGAGCGGGGCGGGACGGGAGAGGCCCTCGGCCACCATGGTGCCCTCGAGACGGGGACCGCCGCTCACGTCGACGCTGCCCGGCCGGGTCAGGGTGCGACTCGCACCCACGGTCAGCCCCCAGGGCACGGCCTCGGTGATCGTCGCGCCGTTGCCGGCCGGGGTCACGGGCACGATCCCCGCATCGCGTACGCCGAGCAGGGCCCGCGAGACGGCGTCGCCGGCCCGAGTGCCGGCGGCGCCGTAGACGACCACGTCGACCCCGTCTGCCACCGCGGCGTCGAGGGCCGCCACGACGTCGGAGGTCGCACACCCGTCGTCGTCGGGGTCCGGAGCCGTCCAGCACGCCTTGTACACCGCCGCCGAGGCGGCCGGTGCGGCGCCGCGGACCTGTCCGAGCGCCGAGCGGCCCACACGCGCGACCACGTCCGCGTCGCCGACGGCGAGCGAGGCGACCTCGGTGCCGTGCCCGACCACGTCGCGAGGGGAGACCCTCTCGAGGCTGGAGAGCCCGCCGCGCCCGAAGCCCTCGACGAACCAACGAGCCCCCACGACCTTGTCGGTGCAGGCGGAGGACGGCCAGTCCGGGCCGGTCGCGCACGTCCCGGCGAAGGCGGCGCGGGCACCGCTCTGCGCGGGGACGGGCGCGAACACCGGGCTGTCGGGCCACAGCCCGGAGTCGACGAAGCCCACCACCACGCCGGCGCCGGCGCGTGAGCTGCCACCGACGTTCGCGAACGCGGTGTCCAGCCCCGGCAGGTCACCGCGTGCGGCCGCCGTGAGGCGCGAAGGGCCCACCCCGGCGAGACGCTGGCGGACGACCGGTTCCAGGCGCACCACCCGGTCGTCGGAGGCGAGGCGACGGACGGCCGCGGCGTCGAGGTCGGCGGCGAAGCCGGACACGGCCTGCCCGTAGGTGTACGTCGGCTGCGCGCCGCTGCCGGCGAGCACGGCGTCGCGGTCCGCGACCGTGCGCGTGAGCACGATCCACGCACCGGCGGAGACCGGGGTGCCGGGGTCGAGCACGGACCGACTCGTGGGTGCGACGGGCGTGACGGCGCCTGCGCTCGGAGCGCCGGAGACCAGCAGGCCGGAGACGCCCAGCAGCACGGTCAGGACACCCGTGGCCAGGCGCGAGGCGTACGTGCCGGTCATGGGTGCTCCTCTCACTGTGCGGTTCGTGTGCGGGCAGGGTGGTGCCTCGGGTGTCTCCCGGACCATCCAGTGTCGCAAGTCACCGCGTTCGCGACAACCGAATGCGTCATCTCGGTGGACGACGCCTGCGCAGGTGCCGGCGAGCACCGTCACGAGGGGGTCTGCTCGTCCCGCTCGGTAAGGTGGAGGGCTGCGTCCCGACTCGGGCCGCGGTCACGATGCGGCCCTGTGGCCGCAGGAGGAGGCGAGACGGTGCCGACCGGCAAGGTGAAGTGGTACGACGCCGACAAGGGCTTCGGGTTCCTCGCACGCGAGGAGGGCGAGGACGTGTTCGTACGCTCCGACGCCCTGCCCACGGGGGTGACCACGCTGAAGCCGGGCACCCGCGTCGAGTTCGGCATCGCCCAGGGCCGTCGCGGCGACCAGGCGCTTCAGGTGCGCGTGCTCGACAAGACGCCGTCCGTGAGCCGCCGCGACCGCAAGAAGCCGGCCGACATGGAGCCGATCGTGGAGGACCTGATCCGCCTGCTCGAGGGCGTCCAGCAGGCCTACCGGGCCGGACGCCACCCCGACGCGCGCACGGCCGCCCCGACCGCGAAGTTGCTGCGGGCCCTCGCCGACGAGCTCGACGCCTGAGGCGGCGCCCGGCTCAGTCGGGTCGTGACCCTCGCAGGTCCTCGTCGGCGAAACGCATCGGCGCCGTCGGCTCGAGGTCGTCGTGGGCGACGCCGGAGGCGGGTCGGGCGGCCTGGGCGCGTGTGGAGGTGACGGGGCCGTCGGGCAGGTCCTCGGACCGCGGGAGACCCGCCGCGGTGTGGGTGCTGCGCCAGCGCAGGGTCAGCACCAGCCACACCGCGAGCAGGCCCGCAGCCACGCCGAGCCCGAGCCGCGGCACCAGGGGCAGCGCGATGCCGATGAACCCGCCGACCACCCACGACAGCTGCAGCAGCGTCTCCGACCGCGCGAACGCGCTGCTGCGCGACC
This region includes:
- a CDS encoding histone deacetylase — encoded protein: MLVTGARGRRRRRLRSGAVSEVWYVSYGSNMSAARLQCYLVGGCPPGGRRENPGARLATAPTRSAAVELPGSVYFAGESPQWGGGTAFYDHDTPGPAAARAYLVTAGQLADIFRQEMYLAPFDGDPVERVAASLPDDDRHAAGDGVYETLVAVGRLDGLPMLTFTSPHGAADVPHTEPAPAYLATMATGLVEAHGWDEERAYAYLAGLTPPGRR
- a CDS encoding type II toxin-antitoxin system VapC family toxin; the encoded protein is MIVDSSALMAILLGEPEGEACLQAASRHDCSMSTATWLEVGIVADHRSTDHGQRLDDLVDALEIAQVPVDARQARVARAAYRRFGRGTGSPARLNLGDCFAYALSVTAGEPLLYVGEDFDHTDVVRAGR
- a CDS encoding helicase-associated domain-containing protein; its protein translation is MSSHAPRTLAEQLRAWPEERVARLLELRPDLAQPAPQDSAQLAARVGTRSSVVRAVDRLTLLELAVLDAVVLHEGRVSLPRLLQVVHASEEAVADATARLRDAALLWGTEQDLRALSTLRDVVGTALSGLGERLGQLPRGADVDDVLAERGGRTTTRPVDEPPELVTASRTARIVDQAGAGAAAEIVRLVADLLESWGSPTPGPPGVLRSGGLSVRDHRATARALGLEEDLAALVVETAAAAGLLAEGTDGDGDPAWLPTDAYDGWRRLDVAEAWGRLAAAWLGSPRLRGAVGRDRKPHHVLAPGSERAWLVDVRREVLEEVMTLGPTEGLDGEAGEQSLLERVRWRRPRRPPGRTQAVAVTWTDLAAYGVVGLGAPTSFGRTLVDEGPEAAAHVLAPLLPEPVDHVLLQADLTAVAPGPLEHDLADAIAAVADVESRGAATTYRFTASSVRRAMDVGWAAADVHELLRTRSRTPVPQALTYLVDDVARRFGTLRVGVAAAFLRSDDEAALAALVNDPRASSWGLRLLAPTVVVSDTTVPVLLPRLRELGLAPVVESPDGTVRLARPDALRARTPRPRRPAEVRTRPGDPASLAVAATRALRAGDAAAASRPADATGTRLTPTEVVTALREATEAASTVWIQYVDADGRTRELVIEPRRVGDGIVSALDHRSDRMRDFSLHRISAVRSVEA
- a CDS encoding MerR family transcriptional regulator, whose protein sequence is MASSTYGLAELARAAEVSPTTVKYYLREGLLPAGRLRSATRADYDEHHLRRLRLLRVLREVGGVPVERLRALVEVLDAGGDTLAMLGAGAEALLPPGARADDAAAGLCEEVLQAQGWQVAPDSRLGLALRESLSAVLATASAGPGEVREQVLRYARTADRVGAEDVATLDADDPADLLAQMVVGQVVYGRLLEVMRRVAEAHHAGRRWGRP
- a CDS encoding DUF4188 domain-containing protein — encoded protein: MSSTVTRRYRPAVDRVPAGVVAGMNRACLPAAEQDGVLFMTGMRIHRLRRVRHWAPVLRAMTRMLTSQAKDPDSGVLDTRTWVSGRVLMVMQHWRSAEELGAFASDPDHPHAAAMRDFNRRVAGSGDVGIWHETYAVSGEATEALYGNMPTFGLAKAYGSVDLGAAAGAVTARVHGSAGDRTLGQDA
- a CDS encoding S8 family serine peptidase, with amino-acid sequence MTGTYASRLATGVLTVLLGVSGLLVSGAPSAGAVTPVAPTSRSVLDPGTPVSAGAWIVLTRTVADRDAVLAGSGAQPTYTYGQAVSGFAADLDAAAVRRLASDDRVVRLEPVVRQRLAGVGPSRLTAAARGDLPGLDTAFANVGGSSRAGAGVVVGFVDSGLWPDSPVFAPVPAQSGARAAFAGTCATGPDWPSSACTDKVVGARWFVEGFGRGGLSSLERVSPRDVVGHGTEVASLAVGDADVVARVGRSALGQVRGAAPAASAAVYKACWTAPDPDDDGCATSDVVAALDAAVADGVDVVVYGAAGTRAGDAVSRALLGVRDAGIVPVTPAGNGATITEAVPWGLTVGASRTLTRPGSVDVSGGPRLEGTMVAEGLSRPAPLLRSVDLRARGVGRTAAALCRPGSLSSEAAGAIVLCDRGGNPRVEKSATVAEAGGVGMVLTNVAGGADDTPADLHSVPTVHLAVAEAQRLRAVLSARSDVRARLDPRASAPVPAPVLADFSSRTASDDARGPQFLGADVLAPGVDLLSATSPATDGESWGFVSGTSYAAARVAGAAALLLGDRPGRSVDEVVSSVVSTSYQVLGDASPLAQGNGLIDPSRVLNPGLAVSAEDPGFDGWLRGDRAPARVQTPSLVLGDVTAPTRVVRTLRNVSGSRATWTFAATGVPGYRVTAQPASVTLAPGERVDVRLRIVPAPGSRSFVGGRLEWDSSTRPDVRLPLALRSSELSATRAAPRRGASSTVTTTSGSVPAVTVLLPSPR
- a CDS encoding type II toxin-antitoxin system VapB family antitoxin; this translates as MSLNIKNPRVHELARQAARLRGTNQTAVIEEALELLLRQHGADPDEASAQRKIDAAHRIAAAYARPPMGEPAIVRVEDLYDDSGLPR
- a CDS encoding DEAD/DEAH box helicase — its product is MSNGPLIVQSDKTLLLEVDHADAAEARKAIAPFAELERSPEHVHTYRITPLALWNARAAGHDAEQVVSALIDHSRYPVPHALLVDIAETMDRYGRLTLDKHPVHGLVLSSTDAPVFAEVLRAKKVAGMLGARVDEHTVAVHPSERGNLKQALLKLGWPAEDWAGYVDGEAHAIDLATDGWDLRPYQAEAAQSFWDGGSGVVVLPCGAGKTIVGAAAMAHAKATTLIMVTNTVSARQWKDELVRRTSLTEDEIGEYSGTRKEIKPVTIATYQVMTTRRKGAYTHLELFDARDWGLVVYDEVHLLPAPIFRMTADLQARRRLGLTATLVREDGREGDVFSLIGPKRYDAPWKDIESQGYIAPADCVEVRVTLPDSERLVYATAEPEEKYRLASTTRSKTRLAQKLVEKHKGEPTLVIGQYIDQLDELGEALGAPVIKGETTVPMREKLFEQFRTGELDLLVVSKVANFSVDLPGATVAIQVSGSFGSRQEEAQRLGRLLRPKDDGHSARFYTLVSRDTIDAEFAANRQRFLAEQGYAYEIVDADDI
- a CDS encoding DUF421 domain-containing protein, which codes for MWTDSEGTWYQVPLLALMGFALVVVLLRLSGKRTVAKFNMYDMVVTFTIGSLLSSTIVLETVGLMDGAMAMTAVVFLDWLVSLLALRSHRFRRLIKSEPSLLVYDGEMQTDTMRKERIVEEEVVMFMRMHGVDRLSHVKAMVLESHGDVSVFTDSGDGHDVRRSLQRSGVDIPGDQSTGKGTPDAVSAAPEE
- a CDS encoding cold-shock protein, whose product is MPTGKVKWYDADKGFGFLAREEGEDVFVRSDALPTGVTTLKPGTRVEFGIAQGRRGDQALQVRVLDKTPSVSRRDRKKPADMEPIVEDLIRLLEGVQQAYRAGRHPDARTAAPTAKLLRALADELDA